GAAGCGCGCGGCGTACGCGACCTTCTACCGCGTGCTGCGGGAGGTCGTCGCGCTGCTCGCTCCGTACGCACCCTTTGCTGCCGAGGAGATCTATGGGACGCTCACTGGAGATAGCGAGTTCGACACGGTCCACATGTGCGACTGGCCCGAGCCCGACGAAGGGCTCCGCAACGAACGGCTCGAACGCGAGGTCCGGGTCGCCCGCGGCGTCGAAGAGGCCGGTTCGGCCGCCCGCCAGCAGGCAGAACGCAAACTCCGCTGGCCGGTCACGCGCGTCGTCGTCGACGCCGAGAGCGAGGCGGTCGCCGACGCAGTGCAGTCCCAATCGGCGATCGTCGCCGACCGGCTCAATGCCAGAACTGTGGAGCTGATCGACCCCGACGAGCGATGGGACGAACTACGTTACAGTGCCAGCGCGGACATGAGCGTGCTCGGGCCCGCCTTCGGCGATAAGTCGGGCGAGGTGATGACCGCGCTCAACGAGGCACGGGTCGACGAGCCGACGCTGGACGCGCTCGAAACCACCGTTTCGGCTGCGCTCGACGAGTCGGTGGAACTCACGAACGAGATGGTCGATATCGTCACCGAGACGCCCGAGGGGGTTGCCGCCGACACGTTCGCCGCCGAGGGCGGCGGCACGGTCTACGTCGACACGACGCTCACCGAGGACGTCGAAAGCGAGGGCTACGCGCGCGACGTCGTCCGGCGGATCCAGGAGATGCGAAAGGAGCTGGACCTCGACCTGGAGGCCGAGATCAGAGTCGAACTCGACATCGCCGACGAGCGCGTTGCGAGGTTCGTTCGCGAGCACGAGAGCCTCATCGCCGAGGAGGTCAGGGCCGCGTCGTTCGGCGACGTCGCGGACGGCCACCGCCGCGAGTGGTCGGTCGAGGATACGACCGTGGAGATCGCCATCGTGCCGGTCGCCGAGGCGCGCGCGGACTAATCGAGCGCGGCGGCGATGGCGGGCGCGACGCTGACGGCGCTCTCGGCGCGCTCGATGGTGTCGGTTCCGTAGACCGCTTCGACGCCGGCACGGGCGAGACGAATCCGGGCCGTGCCCGCGAGCACCGGATGGACGCAGGTGGCGAACACCCGGGCGGCGTCGTCGCTGAGATGTGAGACGGCCCCGGCCATCGTCGCACCGGTGGCGATGATGTCGTCGACGAGCACGACATCCCGGCCGGTGACGTCGGCTTCGTGCGGCCGGAGTTCGACATCGCTGGCGCTGTGGCGAGTCTTCTCGAAGTGGTCCGTTTCGCCCGTGCCGTAGGCGTCTCTCACGGTGTCCGCGAGGTCGATGGCACCCGCGTCGGGGGCGATGAACACGGGATCGTCGAGGTCCGGCAGAGGGTCGGCGAGTCGTCCGGCCGTGTCCACAGTCGAACAGGGAACGTCGAAGAACTCGCTGACGGATTTCTCGTGGGGATTCACGGTAATCACGCGGTCGGTGCCGGTGCTCAGCGCGCGGGCGACGGCGCGGACGGAGACGGGTTGGCCCGCCGCGAAGGCTCTGTCCTGTCTGGCGTAGCCCAGATATGGGACGACGGTAGTGACCTCGCGCGCGCCGGCCTCGCGGACGGCGTCTTGGAGTTGGAGTGCCTCGATGTGGGCGTCGCTCGTGGGCGTCGCGCAGACGACGATTGCGCGCTCGGCGTCGAAACCGGGTACCGAGACCTGCAACTCGCCGTCGGGAAAGCGCTCGTATTCGGTGGCCGCGAGCGGTTCGTCGAGCGCCGCCGCGAGCGCGCTTGCGAGCGATTGGGAGACCGAGGCGCTGACGATCATGTATGCTCCTGTGACGGCCAGTTAAACGGGTTTTCGGTCCATCGCCACGAGCGCGTGTGGCTCGCCGATGCCGAGCGGGTGGTCGCGCCAGCCGTCGTCGATCCCGATTAGTAGTGTGCCATCCGCCGCGACGGCATAGACCAGTTCCGCGTACGCGACGGCAGCGACCGATCTTTCGATCTCGATGGGTTGCCACTCGTCGTCGTGGGCGTAGAATTCACTCGGGGTCGCGGCGTGCGCTCGCTCGCCGTCGGCGCTCACCATCCTGAAGTCGCCGTCGAGGTCGTCCATCCAGCCGTTGCCGAGGCGATAGAGTCCCGTGGCGGTCGCGGCCCGTGGAACGTCCCCGACGGCGACGTCCCGGACCGCGTCGAGACCGGCGTGGGTGAGACCGTCGTCCGTGAGTCGATGGATCCCGCCATCGGTGGCGAGCAGGTCGCCGTCGATCGCGTTGATCGTTTCGAGGGTGCTCACGTCGTGCCATTCGTCGTCGATTCGGCGCGCGACCCGTCCGTCGGGAGCGGCGGCGACGAGTTCGTCGTCGAAGCCGACCGCCGTCGCCGGGCCGAACCCCGACTCTTCGAGTGCTTCGCCGACCAGCACGTCCTCGTCGGTGGCGACGGCCAGTTTCCCGTCGACGGCGAGGTCGCGGGCCGGGCGGCGGTCGCGGAGTTCGATCTCGCCCACGCGCTCGCCGGCGACCGCGACGCGGGTGAGACCAACGTCGCTGGCGACGAACAGCGCTGTCGGCTCGGTGTTCGCGCCGTGGACGCGCTTTTCGTCGATGCTGCTCATGAACAAACGGGGACGCCGAGCGGCGAAAGCGTTCCGGCGCGGCCGCTGGCGGTTGCGGTCGCGGAGCGGTGGCGATCGTCGTGGTGTGGTTTGTGGTCCCTGGTGGATGAAGGGCGAGGCACGCGAGCGACCGCAGGGAGCGAGTAGCGAACGGAGTGAGTGCGTGCCGAGGGCTTCGGCAGTGCGGTGCTGTGCGGTTTGCGGTTGCGGAGAGTTGGTCTCCGTGCGAACGCAGTGAGCGCGGTTCACCGCTCGCGCGGTTTGCGAGCGGGAGTTTTTAGTCCAGGTTTTTGGACGGGGTTCGAGCGCGAGCGAAGCGAGCGCGAGGACCCCGTCGAAAAAAGTGGGGTTCGGAAACGATTTGTGAGTTGGGGTCACAGCGTCACGCGAATGGAACTGTTCGGGTCGAGCGGGGTTCGGGGAGTCGCAAACCGGGAGGTGACGCCGGCGTTCTGTCTCCGGATGGGGTTGACGGTCGGCACGGTCGTCGATGGACGGGTCGCCGTTGGCCGGGATACGCGCGCGACCGGGGCGATGCTCGCCGACGCGACGGCGAGCGGTCTCGCGAGCGCCGGCCGCGACGTCGATCGGCTGGGCGTATTGCCGACGCCGGCGCTCCAAGCCTACGCCGAGCGCGAGGGCGTCCCGGGGGTGATGATAACCGCCTCGCACAATCCGCCACAGTACAACGGCATCAAACTCGTCGGTTCCGATGGCATCGAGTTCAGCATCGAGCGCTTGGAGCGCGTCGAAGGGATGTTCGACGGGGAATCCTTCGAACGCGCTCGATGGGACGAGACCGGAACTTCCCGGCGGGTGACGAGTGCGCGCCGCGAGTACATCGCGGAGGTCGTCGGGGCCGTCGACCGCGAGCGCATCGGGGATGCGGGTCTCACCGTGGCGCTCGACCCCGGCCACGGCGCGGGCGCGCTGACGAGTCCGGATCTCTTCCGGGAGTTGGGCTGTGAAGTCCACACCGTCAACGCCCAACGCGACGGAACGTTCCCGGGCCGTGACCCGGAGCCGATCCCCGAGAACCTCGCCGCCCTCGGCCGACTGGTGCGGGCGACCGACGCCGACGTCGGTATCGCCCACGACGGCGACGCCGACCGGGCCATCTTCTTCGACGAACGTGGCGAGTACATCGAGGGCGATGCGACGCTCGCGGCGCTCGCGGCCGCGACGCTCGATGCGGGCGACAGGACCGTGTCGGCGGTGACGGTCTCCCAGCGACTCGTCGACGTTGCCGAGCGGGCGGGCGCGGCCCTCGAACTCACGCCGGTCGGGAGCACGCGTATCATCTCGCGGGTGCGCGACCTCCAGAACGAGGACGTTTCGGTGCCCATCGCCGGCGAGGGCAACGGCGGCGTGCTCTTTCCCGGATACCGACTCGCCCGCGACGGCGCGTACACCGCCGCCCGATTCCTCGAACTCCTCACGGAACGACCGGCGAGCGACGTCATCGAGGACGTCGGCGGCTATCACAACGTCCGGACGACTGTCGGCTACGAGGGCGACGGCGAGCGCGAGGCGCTGCTCGCGGCCGCCGCAGCGTACGCCGACGAGAGCGACGGCGAGTTGAACGATATCGACGGATTCCGCCTCGACGTCGGCGACGGCTGGCTACTCGTCCGCGAGAGCGGGACCGAACCGCTCGTGCGCGTCTACACCGAGGCACGCACCGAAGCGCGCGCCCACGAACTCGCCGACGGTATCCGTGACCGACTCGACCGCGCGCTCGACGCCTGATTCAGGGACCCGGATGGGCCGACAGCGCCTCCGTGAGCCGTTCGTGCTCGCGCTTGGCACTTTCGAGGTCCGCTTCGACCGCTCCATTCTTGATGCGCTCGCGGTCGCGTTCGGTGAGTTCCTCGCGCGCCGTTGCGACGCGTCGCAGGCGCTCGTAGCGCTCGTTGCGGGCGAACTCACGGAGATCGTGGAGCCGACTCACCACCTCGTCGGGGGCGAACCGACCGACGACCGCGACGAGTTCGCGCAGCAGGAACCGACACTCCCGAGCGGGTGGCGGTGGCCAGTCGATCTCGAGCGCCGTCGCGTCGAGTCCATCGAGATAGCTTCGGTGGATGGCGACGTTCTTCCGCAGTCGTTCGGGGTCGTCGACGTAGTGGCCGAGTTTCGACGGCGAGTAGTCGGCGTAGTCGAGCAGTTGGGTGAGCGATTCGGTGCCCACGGGACTGGTCTCGACGTACTCGCGGAGGTCGTCTGGTGGCGGGCGAAACGGCACGAGCGGGTACTGTTCGGTGCGCTCGACGAACGCCAAGACCTCGCGCGCGCTCGCCTCCCCACGAAAGCGGCGAAACGCCGCTTCGATCCGGTCGTTGTAACCCTCGACCGTCTCCCGGAGGTCGCCGACCGGCGCGTCGAGATCGACGTCGGCGAGTGCGCCGAGGCGCTCCAGATCGGCGATGTCGTCCGCGAGGTCATTCTGACGGCCGAGGACGCGCCGGCGGGCTTCCCGATAGCGCTCGCGACGGGTTTCGCGTTCGTCGAGCAGTTCGACGCGCTCCCCGACCGGGGCGAGCGCCTCGCGGGCGGCCGCGAAGTCGCTCGACGAAAGGCGGCGCTTGTCGAAACGGTCGTTCGCGTCCCCGAACGCCTCACGCCGGGGCAGGTCGCCGTCGAGACCCTCGACGAGCGCGTCGAAGGACTCCTGAAACTCGATGAACCCCTCGAAATCGCCCGTGCCGGTGGCGCGGTCTTCGTACCTGTCGAGCAGCGTCGTCGCGCGGTCGTGGGCGTCGGCGAGCGCTTCGAGGTCGTCCTCGCCGTGGTCGGCGATCTCGGCTTCGAGCGCTTCGTACTCCTCGTGTGCCGCGGCCAGTTCGGTCGCGAGGTCCTCGGCGCGCTCAGTCATACACGGCGTCGGGGTCGAAGACGCGCTCGCCGACGGTCTCGCCGTCGAGCGTGCGGTAGAAACAGCTCTCGTGGCCCGTGTGACAGGCCCCGCCCTCCTGTGCGACGCGATAGAGGAGGGCGTCGCCGTCGCAGTCGACTCTGACTTCCTCGATGTGCTGGACGTGGCCGCTCGACTGTCCTTTCTGCCAGAGTTCGTCGCGGCTGCGCGAGTGATAGTGGGCGAGACCGGTCTCGCGGGTGCGCTCGACGGCCTCGGGCGAGGCGTGGGCGACCATCAACACCTCCTTGCTGGTGGCGTCCTGTGCGACGACCGTCACCAACCCCGAATCACCGAAATCGAGGTCCGTGGCGGCCGATTCCGTCCGACTCATGGCCCGAACTGGCCGCCACGCGCGCATAGGTCTTTTGCGTTCGCGGGGTCGGACCGGCGACAACGCTTTTTTCCTGCGCGGAAACTGATGGTAATGGACACGACCCCCGAAGGTCGGTCGACGAACGGTGCGTCCGCGCGGAGAGTACGGTTCCGGGAGCACCGTCGGTGACGGTCGTCCTCCAATCGTCCGCACCGCTGCTCGTGGTGGGCGTGGCGGTGCTCGCGAGCCTCGGGATGGCGTGGGCGCTCGGTGCCTCGTCGAACTCGCCACCCTTTGCCCCGGCGGTCGGCGCGAACGCGCTGCCGACGATGCGCGCGGCCTTCTTCATCGGCGTGTTCGCCGCGCTCGGCGCGATCGCCCAAGGGGGAAGCATCTCCGAAACCGTCGGCAAGGACCTCATCGACGGCGTCGCCATCTCTCCCTTGGCGGCCGCGGCCGGCCTGCTCACCTCGGCGGCGTTCATCGCGGTCGGCGTGCGAACCGGCTACCCCATTCCGGCGGCGTTCGCCACCACCGGGGCCATCGTCGGCGCGGGTCTCTCGCTCGGCGGCGCGCCAGCCTTCGATACCTACCAGCGCCTCGGACTGTTCTGGATCGCCGTCCCGTTCGTCTCGGCGACCATCGCCTACGGCACCGCGACCCTGTTACGCCGCGACGACGTCCCCGAGGAGGTCGGCGTGCCGGCGCTCGCGGGTATCGTCGGGGTGATCCTCGCGAACGTCAGGCTCGCCATCTTCCCCGGTCCTGATGGACAGGGGACGCTCGCCGGCTTCGTCTCGCAGCGCGTCGGTCGCATCGACCTCTTCGGCGTCTACGACCTTATCGGCGTGGTCGTGAGCCTCGCCTTCGGCGCGCTCGTCTTCGTCGCCTTGCGCCGCGAGATGCACGCCTCGGTCGACGCGGGCATCAGGAAATTCCTCATCGGTCTCGGTGCGATCGTCGCCTTCTCCTCGGGTGGGAGTCAGGTCGGTCTCGCCACGGGACCCCTCGAACCGCTGTTCGATTCGCTCGGTACGCCAAGCATCCTGTTGCTCGCGCTCGGCGCAATCGGCATCCTGCTCGGCGCGTGGATGGGGTCGCCACGCCTCCTCCAAGCCGTCTCACGCGAATACTCGCAACTCGGGGTACGGCGGTCGATCGCCGCGCTGATTCCGGGGTTCATCATCGCCCAGGCGGCCATCGCGCTCGGCATCCCCATCTCGTTCAACAACATCATCATTTCGAGCGTGATCGGTAGCGGTCTCGTGGTGGGGTCGGCCGGCGTCTCCGCGCGCAAAATCGGGTTCACCGTGTTGGCGTGGCTCGTCTCGCTCGTCGGCGCGGGGCTGGTCGGTTTCGGCTTCTATCGCGTGCTGGCACTCGCCACCGGTGCGTGAATCAGGACGATTCCGTCTCGGTCGTCTCCCACGACTCGCGTGATGCGTCGGCACGGACAGTCGTCATCGCCACTCCGAGGGTCATCGATGCGTAGCCGACACCGACGACCAACAGCCCGAGCGCGAGGCGGAGTTCGGCTGACAGCGGGAGCGACGGACCGACGCCGAAGAACGCACCGAGGGTGACGAGCGCGGCGAACGCGCCGGACCAAACGGACGCACGGCGTGTCTCGCCCCGCATCGAAAGCAGCCATCGGTAGCGAAACGTGAGTCGAACCCCGACCGCCCACGCCAGAGCGATGGTGCTGGCGAGCGCGACGTCGGCGACGAGCCAAACGAACGTCGCGCCGCCGACGAGGCTGCCGGCGGTCGCGGCGAGCACCCGAGAACGAGTCGTGTTCACACGGCGAAATAACGCTTTTGGAGGATAACCGTTCGGCCGGAACACGAACTCAGTCGTCGCTCGGTTCACTGCCGAACGACTCGTCTCACTCGTCTTTCGTCGTTCGAGAACCGCTGGTTCTCTCACCCCCGTCGGCCGCGACCGCCCCACCCTCGCCACGGGCCGCCCGGATATTGCCGTAGCCGATGCGAACGAGCGCCAAAGCGAGTCCGACGAGGACGAGTGCGATGGCGATCTGGACGACCGCCGACGCCATCGACGCGATCGTCGCCTCGGCCATCCACGACGGGTCGAGGAACTTCTGGGCGAAGTTCTGTACCAGAGCGAGATACAGCAACGCGAGGACGGTGACCGCGGACATCAACACCATCGGTACGCCCGTCGAAACGAGCTGTTTGGACTCGTCCCAGTTGGCGAGCCAGACGGTGGCGGTCAGGAGCGCGAGCGCCGCGAGCAGCTGGTTCGCGCCCCCGAAGAGCGGCCAGAGGTCGGCCCAACTCCCGCTCGAAACGAGAACGTAGGCGGGAACGATCTGGATGAGGGCGTTGACGTAGCGGTTCGTCGCGGCCTTCTCGACGTTCGTCTCGGGCGTCTCGACGATCTCCTCGAACATGTATCGCCCGAGGCGCACGGCCGTGTCGGTACTCGTGAGCAGGAAGCTCACCAACACCAGCGCCATGAACGGCGCGCCGTACTCGGTCGGAATGCCGAAACTCGTCAGGATGATGCCGCCACCCGTGGCGAAGTTCGGGAGTGCGAGACCGATACCGCCGCCGGCCGGCGTCTGTGCCGCAACCGCAAGCGTTGCGAGCGAGAGCGTCGCCAGCAGTCCTTCACCGAGCATACCACCATACCCGATGGTGCGGGCGTCGGTCTCCTTGTTGAGTTGTTTTGCGGTCGTCCCCGAGGAGACCAGCGAGTGAAAGCCGCTGATGGTGCCACAGGCGATGGTCACGAACAGCAGCGGAAACAGCGGCAGCGGGCCGAACTCGCCGCCCCAGAAACCCTTGTACGCAGCGAGTTCGATGGTGAGCGGCTGTGATGACGTGCCGAGGAACGTGCCGACGATGATGGCGAGCAGCGCGCCGCCGACGCCCGCATACAGCAAGAACGACGAAAGATAGTCACGCGGCTGGAGCAACATCCACACTGGGAGCGCCGAGGCGAGACCGCCGTAGATCATGATGACTGGCACCCACGCCGCGGTGTTCGCGCCGAGACTCGCCGCACCGGGAATCCACGATCCGCCGCCGAAGAGCACCATCGTGCCCGCCGGATACGAGGCGTCCGCGCCGGCCGGGAACAGCGCGAGCGGGAACTCGATGCCGACGAAGACGCTGGCGAAGACGCCGGCGACGAACACCACGGTACCGAGAATAAAGGGTAGATCGAGCTGGTAGAGATAGACGCCGAAGACGAACGCGAGCGCGATGTAGAGGATGCTCGCGGTCGCCGCGCTCGGATAGGCGTTGAACACGATCGAGACCACCAGCGCGAACACCGCGACGACGAGCACGATGGTCAGGAAGGCGAACCACAGCAGCATGTCCTTGCCGCGGGTGCCGACGTACTCGCCGATGATGTAGCCGATGGATTTCCCCTCGTGGCGCAGGCTGCTCGACAGCGAGACGAAGTCGTGGACGCCGCCGAGGATCGGGTTGCCGATGGCGATCCAGAGCAACGCCGGCACCCACCCCCAGACCACGCCCGCCGTGATGGGCCCCACGATCGGTGCCCCACCCGCGATCGACGAGTAGTGGTGTCCGAGCAGAACGGGTTTTTTCGCCGGAACGTACTCCTGACCGTCCTCGTATTTGTGTGCCGGGGTTTCGGCTTCCTCGTCGAGTTCGACGAACCTGGCGAGATAGCGCGAGTAGCCGATATACCCGATACTGAACGTGACGAGCGAAAGGGCGACCATCCAGATGATCTGAACCATGATAACTGTCCACAACAGCCGACGGAATGGAACATCTTAAACGTTGTTCTAGGTTTCTTCGCTCGCCCGACGAAACGTACTCAGGTGGTCGATTCGGGTGCGATGTCGAGTTCGGCGGCCACGTCCGCGAGCAGGTCGCCTTTGACCTCGGCGACGCGGGTTTCGATGGTTCCGAGCACGGGTGGGGCGAACGTCTCGCGGACCTGTGTGACGCGCTCGCGTTCGGTCGCACACCGGTCGCGGAGGTAGCGTGCGCCGCGACCGGTCTCGTCGTCGTCGGGTTCGGGCGTCAGTCGATTGATGAGAACCCCACCCACGGAGAGTCCGTACTCGTCGAGGTCGTCGAGCGCGCGAGAAGTCTCGCGCAGCGAGAGTTCGTCGGGGTTCATCACGAGGAAGAAGGTCGCCCGCTCGCGGAGGGCGTGGCCGGCGAACTCGAACATCTCCTTTCGCTCGCGCAGGCGTTCGATGATGGGGTCGTTTTCGACTCGGCGGCGGGCCTCGCGGTCGCCAATGGCCGCTCGCTCGTAGAGGTCGATGCTCTCGGTGCGCTTTGCGATGAGGCGGTCGATCCAGTCTTCGAGGAACTCCGGGAGCGAGAGCAAGCGGAGCGCTCCCCCCGTTGGTGCCGTATCGAACACCACGCGGTCGTGATCGCTTTCGCGCATTACGTCGATGAACCGGTCGAACAGCGCGGCCTCGTGTGCACCGGGGGTGCGATGGGCGAGTTCGATCTGTCTGTCGATCTCGTTGACCATCGCCGGACTCACCTGATCGGCGAGCGCGCGCTTGGTCTCCATCAGGTGTTCTGAGACCTCCTCGTCCAGGTCGATCTCCATCGCCGATAGGCCATCGTGACCCTCGACCGGCCGGGGGTCGTCACCGAACTCCTGGTCGAATACGTCCGCAGTGCTGTGGGCCGGATCGGTCGAGACCACAAGCGTGTCGAGCCCTGCACGGGCACACTTGAGCGCGTACGCACACGAGACGGTGGTCTTGCCGACGCCGCCCTTCCCGCCGAAGAAGACGAACTCGTTCATCTAGAAGTGGTACTGCTGACCCTTGCGCTCGATGAGCGTGTCACGGTCCCAGAGCCGGCGCTCCCAGCCCTGGAACTCCTCGGCGAGATACGGCAGAAGTTCAGCGGTATAGTAGGAAACTGGACTCGGGATTCCGAAAGCGTCGGCGAAACACGCGAGCATGAACACGTCGTCGGTGTCCTCGGCCTCCTTTTCGATGAGTTCGAACGCGGGTCCCTCGATCATGCCGTGATAGAGTCCATGAAGCCACTCCTCGACGAGTTCGCGGTAGGATCGAATGCGGTCTGCGAGCGCCATGACACGAGAACGATTCGCACTCACTTAAACGACCGCCGGCCGGTGTCGAGGTTCAGCAGGCACAACCGGTCGAAGCGGGCGAGCGCTCGAAGTCCATCTCGTCGCCACAATCGGGACAGCTCGGCGGGTCGTCGCCCTCGACGTCGACGTCACGAACCCGCTCGGCGCAGTCGTGACACCAGTAGGCTCCCTTCGAGCCGTCACCCTTCCCGCCGCCGCGGTTGGCCGATTCGGTCGATGCCTGCAGCGTCTCCGATACCGTGTCGATGATTCCCATGACACTCGTTCGGACGGCGACGGCATAAATCGAGTGGGGCTGTGCGCGACCGACACAGGAGCGTCACTCCACGTCGGTGGCGAGACGGTCGAGCGCCCGTCGGAGTTCGCCACGGCGCTTCCACGCGGCCACGCGGTCGGTGATGGCTGGAAGGGGGAGCCCGGCGCTCACCGTCGAGCGCATCCACACTCTCGCTCCCTCGTCTTTCGCCTCGTAGGTGATCGTGGTTTCGAGCGTCTCCAGTGGCCCCTCACCGCGCTGTTCGTAGACCAGTCCCGCCTCGCGGGTTTCGAAGGCGAGCGTGAGTTCCATTCCCCGAGAGCCGGCGACGACGAGCCAGCCGTCCTCGGTGTCCTCGACCCCGTGAACGGTAAAACTCCCCTCGTATTCGACGAGGGCGGCGGGCGTGAGCGCCCGCTCGACCGTCGCCGGCGTCGCCCGGACGAACCGCGACGCGCTGACCTCGCGCATAGGTGGATCATATGTCAGGGCACGAAAAACGGCAGCGATAGCAGCGCGAGTAGCGCCACGACGACCGTGACCGCACGGATCAGTCGGCGGAGGCGCTGCTCGGGCGGTATCTCGCCATGGAGTTCCGGGCGCGTGGTCAGCACCATCCGATGGTAGGCCGTGCCCGTAGCGAGC
This region of Halococcus sediminicola genomic DNA includes:
- the glmM gene encoding phosphoglucosamine mutase gives rise to the protein MELFGSSGVRGVANREVTPAFCLRMGLTVGTVVDGRVAVGRDTRATGAMLADATASGLASAGRDVDRLGVLPTPALQAYAEREGVPGVMITASHNPPQYNGIKLVGSDGIEFSIERLERVEGMFDGESFERARWDETGTSRRVTSARREYIAEVVGAVDRERIGDAGLTVALDPGHGAGALTSPDLFRELGCEVHTVNAQRDGTFPGRDPEPIPENLAALGRLVRATDADVGIAHDGDADRAIFFDERGEYIEGDATLAALAAATLDAGDRTVSAVTVSQRLVDVAERAGAALELTPVGSTRIISRVRDLQNEDVSVPIAGEGNGGVLFPGYRLARDGAYTAARFLELLTERPASDVIEDVGGYHNVRTTVGYEGDGEREALLAAAAAYADESDGELNDIDGFRLDVGDGWLLVRESGTEPLVRVYTEARTEARAHELADGIRDRLDRALDA
- a CDS encoding DUF7118 family protein, translating into MTERAEDLATELAAAHEEYEALEAEIADHGEDDLEALADAHDRATTLLDRYEDRATGTGDFEGFIEFQESFDALVEGLDGDLPRREAFGDANDRFDKRRLSSSDFAAAREALAPVGERVELLDERETRRERYREARRRVLGRQNDLADDIADLERLGALADVDLDAPVGDLRETVEGYNDRIEAAFRRFRGEASAREVLAFVERTEQYPLVPFRPPPDDLREYVETSPVGTESLTQLLDYADYSPSKLGHYVDDPERLRKNVAIHRSYLDGLDATALEIDWPPPPARECRFLLRELVAVVGRFAPDEVVSRLHDLREFARNERYERLRRVATAREELTERDRERIKNGAVEADLESAKREHERLTEALSAHPGP
- a CDS encoding inorganic phosphate transporter — protein: MAWALGASSNSPPFAPAVGANALPTMRAAFFIGVFAALGAIAQGGSISETVGKDLIDGVAISPLAAAAGLLTSAAFIAVGVRTGYPIPAAFATTGAIVGAGLSLGGAPAFDTYQRLGLFWIAVPFVSATIAYGTATLLRRDDVPEEVGVPALAGIVGVILANVRLAIFPGPDGQGTLAGFVSQRVGRIDLFGVYDLIGVVVSLAFGALVFVALRREMHASVDAGIRKFLIGLGAIVAFSSGGSQVGLATGPLEPLFDSLGTPSILLLALGAIGILLGAWMGSPRLLQAVSREYSQLGVRRSIAALIPGFIIAQAAIALGIPISFNNIIISSVIGSGLVVGSAGVSARKIGFTVLAWLVSLVGAGLVGFGFYRVLALATGA
- a CDS encoding carbon starvation CstA family protein; protein product: MVQIIWMVALSLVTFSIGYIGYSRYLARFVELDEEAETPAHKYEDGQEYVPAKKPVLLGHHYSSIAGGAPIVGPITAGVVWGWVPALLWIAIGNPILGGVHDFVSLSSSLRHEGKSIGYIIGEYVGTRGKDMLLWFAFLTIVLVVAVFALVVSIVFNAYPSAATASILYIALAFVFGVYLYQLDLPFILGTVVFVAGVFASVFVGIEFPLALFPAGADASYPAGTMVLFGGGSWIPGAASLGANTAAWVPVIMIYGGLASALPVWMLLQPRDYLSSFLLYAGVGGALLAIIVGTFLGTSSQPLTIELAAYKGFWGGEFGPLPLFPLLFVTIACGTISGFHSLVSSGTTAKQLNKETDARTIGYGGMLGEGLLATLSLATLAVAAQTPAGGGIGLALPNFATGGGIILTSFGIPTEYGAPFMALVLVSFLLTSTDTAVRLGRYMFEEIVETPETNVEKAATNRYVNALIQIVPAYVLVSSGSWADLWPLFGGANQLLAALALLTATVWLANWDESKQLVSTGVPMVLMSAVTVLALLYLALVQNFAQKFLDPSWMAEATIASMASAVVQIAIALVLVGLALALVRIGYGNIRAARGEGGAVAADGGERTSGSRTTKDE
- the prs gene encoding ribose-phosphate diphosphokinase, with the translated sequence MIVSASVSQSLASALAAALDEPLAATEYERFPDGELQVSVPGFDAERAIVVCATPTSDAHIEALQLQDAVREAGAREVTTVVPYLGYARQDRAFAAGQPVSVRAVARALSTGTDRVITVNPHEKSVSEFFDVPCSTVDTAGRLADPLPDLDDPVFIAPDAGAIDLADTVRDAYGTGETDHFEKTRHSASDVELRPHEADVTGRDVVLVDDIIATGATMAGAVSHLSDDAARVFATCVHPVLAGTARIRLARAGVEAVYGTDTIERAESAVSVAPAIAAALD
- a CDS encoding HVO_0234 family beta-propeller protein, coding for MSSIDEKRVHGANTEPTALFVASDVGLTRVAVAGERVGEIELRDRRPARDLAVDGKLAVATDEDVLVGEALEESGFGPATAVGFDDELVAAAPDGRVARRIDDEWHDVSTLETINAIDGDLLATDGGIHRLTDDGLTHAGLDAVRDVAVGDVPRAATATGLYRLGNGWMDDLDGDFRMVSADGERAHAATPSEFYAHDDEWQPIEIERSVAAVAYAELVYAVAADGTLLIGIDDGWRDHPLGIGEPHALVAMDRKPV
- the hisI gene encoding phosphoribosyl-AMP cyclohydrolase, whose protein sequence is MSRTESAATDLDFGDSGLVTVVAQDATSKEVLMVAHASPEAVERTRETGLAHYHSRSRDELWQKGQSSGHVQHIEEVRVDCDGDALLYRVAQEGGACHTGHESCFYRTLDGETVGERVFDPDAVYD
- a CDS encoding sterol desaturase gives rise to the protein MNTTRSRVLAATAGSLVGGATFVWLVADVALASTIALAWAVGVRLTFRYRWLLSMRGETRRASVWSGAFAALVTLGAFFGVGPSLPLSAELRLALGLLVVGVGYASMTLGVAMTTVRADASRESWETTETESS
- a CDS encoding ArsA family ATPase codes for the protein MNEFVFFGGKGGVGKTTVSCAYALKCARAGLDTLVVSTDPAHSTADVFDQEFGDDPRPVEGHDGLSAMEIDLDEEVSEHLMETKRALADQVSPAMVNEIDRQIELAHRTPGAHEAALFDRFIDVMRESDHDRVVFDTAPTGGALRLLSLPEFLEDWIDRLIAKRTESIDLYERAAIGDREARRRVENDPIIERLRERKEMFEFAGHALRERATFFLVMNPDELSLRETSRALDDLDEYGLSVGGVLINRLTPEPDDDETGRGARYLRDRCATERERVTQVRETFAPPVLGTIETRVAEVKGDLLADVAAELDIAPESTT
- a CDS encoding SRPBCC family protein, encoding MREVSASRFVRATPATVERALTPAALVEYEGSFTVHGVEDTEDGWLVVAGSRGMELTLAFETREAGLVYEQRGEGPLETLETTITYEAKDEGARVWMRSTVSAGLPLPAITDRVAAWKRRGELRRALDRLATDVE